ACCGATCGCTCGATCTTGATGCGACTCGTCGACTCCACTTCCGTCCCGCACATTTCACACAACATCGGTTTCACTCCTTTTTACTGGGTCCTGCCCGGGTCTTTCGCCGCTCGTCCATCCGCCGTCGGCCCTCCTCGAAACGAACGCGCTCCTCCTCCGTGGTCAACACAAGCTCCGGGACCGGGATCGGGCGGCCGCTCGAGTCGATCGCCACCATGGTCACGAAAGCGTTCCCGACGAGCTGAGCTCGTTCCGCGTCGATGCGCTCGGCGGAGACCTGGATCCAGATCTCCATGGAGGTGCGGCGGACGAACGTGACCTGGGCATCGAGCTGAACGATGTCCCCGACGTGGACCGGGGCGATGAAGTCGACCCGGTCGAACGAGGCCGTGAGGCACGGGGCAAAGGCATGTCGGCTCGCCGTGATGTAGGCGACCCGATCGATCTCCGCGAGGATAATCCCCCCGAAGACGCTGCCCAGGTTGTTCGCTTCGACGGGCAGCATGAGCCGAACGGTGTGGGTCCGACTCGCGGACACTGGCTTCGGCGGCCTCGCGGACAATTCGATCCCACTCCGACGAGGCATCCCGCGGAGAGACCGGGGCCCCAGCCGAGGGAAGCGGTGGAGCGGTTTAGCCTTTCTTGAACAGGATCCGATTCCGCCCGAACCGCTCGATGGGCTCCAGTCCCTGGGCGAGGAGGAGCGGCTCGAGGAGCGCGATGTGGCGGCGCGGCACGGCGAAGGCGAGCCGACCGCCCGGGCGGAGCACGCGCTCGATCTCGCGGATCGCGCGCGGGACGGCCGCGGGTGCCGTGCAGCACAGGACTCCCAGCGACAGGACGAGGTCCGCGGAAGCGTCCCGGAACGGGAGCGCGACCCCGTCCGCCTGAACTCGCCCGATCTCCTCCGTGCCCCGGGACGGCGGTTCCCGACGGGCACGAACGAGCATTCCTCTCTGCGGTTCCGCCAGAACGTAGGTCCGGCCATGGCTCTCGCGGTCCCCGGCGAGGAAGAGTTGCAACGGGTATCCGGTTCCGCCTCCAACGTCATAGACCGCCGCGGCGGGACGAAGCCCACGCCGTGAAGCCGAGAGCAAGCCCGCGAGACGGATCCGACGGCCGGGGAGTCGTTGGAGCCATGCCGACCTCGGCCGGCTCGACCACGCCGCCGGCCATCGGATCGTGGGGGCCGGACGGGATGGCCCAGGGCGATCGGACGCGCTGCGTTCCGCTCCGGCCCCTGGGGTGGACTCCGGCTTGGACGCCGCGCTTCGATCCGTCATTCATTCCTAGATGCGGTATGGCGGCGGGTCGATTTAGTACGCCTGTACGAGTCGATCCCCGCTAGTCCGTGCGGATTCGGGCGATTGCCGTTCCGATCGATTCGCACTCGACCGCAGCGTTCCAAACACGCCGCGGCTCGACTCTCCAGTACTCATGCTTCGAGAAGGAGGCGAAGCCGCGCATCGCTCTCCAAGGCACCTCCGGATGACTCCCTTGGACACGCGAGGAAACATTCCCGGCCGCCTCTCCGATCACTTCCAACTCGCGAATCACCGCGTCCTGAGCCATCGTAGAGCCGAGGAACTTTTCCTCGCCGCCGACGATGTAGGAAGCGATCAGGCGGGTCGCCGCGACGATGTCGGAGAGCCGAAGAGCATCGTCGCGCGGGTGCCGGGTCATACCGACACCGCTTCGAAGAGGATCTGCGGACGGATGAGCCAATGGAGCCCGCCGGGCTCTGCGATGTCGACTCTTCGGCCGAACACATCCTCGAGATCGTTGATCAGCGCCACCTGGTCGAACGCAGACGCGCTCGCGTCGAATTCGACGAGCAGATCGAGGTCGCTGTCCTTGGTCCCTTCCCCTCGGGCGATCGATCCGAACACCTTCGGATTCCGCGCCTTGTGCCGA
This genomic window from Thermoplasmata archaeon contains:
- a CDS encoding acyl-CoA thioesterase, with the translated sequence MSASRTHTVRLMLPVEANNLGSVFGGIILAEIDRVAYITASRHAFAPCLTASFDRVDFIAPVHVGDIVQLDAQVTFVRRTSMEIWIQVSAERIDAERAQLVGNAFVTMVAIDSSGRPIPVPELVLTTEEERVRFEEGRRRMDERRKTRAGPSKKE
- a CDS encoding class I SAM-dependent methyltransferase, with protein sequence MTDRSAASKPESTPGAGAERSASDRPGPSRPAPTIRWPAAWSSRPRSAWLQRLPGRRIRLAGLLSASRRGLRPAAAVYDVGGGTGYPLQLFLAGDRESHGRTYVLAEPQRGMLVRARREPPSRGTEEIGRVQADGVALPFRDASADLVLSLGVLCCTAPAAVPRAIREIERVLRPGGRLAFAVPRRHIALLEPLLLAQGLEPIERFGRNRILFKKG
- a CDS encoding HepT-like ribonuclease domain-containing protein, translating into MTRHPRDDALRLSDIVAATRLIASYIVGGEEKFLGSTMAQDAVIRELEVIGEAAGNVSSRVQGSHPEVPWRAMRGFASFSKHEYWRVEPRRVWNAAVECESIGTAIARIRTD
- a CDS encoding nucleotidyltransferase family protein yields the protein MSNSIGPGGLSGCFRCACVWVPREVEPRLCPRCKSRLWDAPVIRPVRRGTGLGVDDIIKPKREEMSKVLTRHKARNPKVFGSIARGEGTKDSDLDLLVEFDASASAFDQVALINDLEDVFGRRVDIAEPGGLHWLIRPQILFEAVSV